One Pseudomonas rhizophila DNA window includes the following coding sequences:
- a CDS encoding WD40/YVTN/BNR-like repeat-containing protein → MNEPVMAVGRCRPPVLRRVALLVSALSLLGSAVLSAPVMAVAASTSDVIYSVESAKASKTLMLDVVHAGKRLVAVGDRGHIVYSDDQGGSWTQAKVPTRQLLTAVFFVDDKHGWAVGHDAQILASEDGGSTWTKQFEDLPRESPLLDVWFKDASNGFAVGAYGALFETTDGGKHWEEVGDRLDNEDQFHLNAIAAVKDAGLFIVGEAGSMFRSSDWGQTWEKIEGPYEGSLFGVIGTAQPSTLLAYGLRGNLYRSTDFGSTWEQVELKATRGALEFGLSGATLLPDGSIVIVGNGGSVVRSSDDGVTFSVFNRPDRISVAAVTAAGNGNLILAGQGGVHATTPTGAELSK, encoded by the coding sequence ATGAATGAGCCTGTCATGGCTGTGGGCCGCTGCCGGCCGCCGGTACTGCGCAGAGTCGCGTTGCTGGTCTCGGCGCTCTCGCTGCTGGGCTCTGCCGTGTTGTCTGCACCGGTGATGGCCGTAGCGGCTTCGACATCCGATGTCATCTATTCCGTCGAGTCGGCCAAGGCCAGCAAAACCCTGATGCTCGATGTGGTCCATGCCGGCAAACGCCTGGTGGCGGTCGGTGATCGCGGGCACATTGTCTATTCGGACGATCAGGGCGGTTCCTGGACTCAGGCCAAGGTGCCGACCCGCCAGTTGCTCACCGCAGTATTTTTCGTCGATGACAAACACGGCTGGGCCGTGGGGCACGACGCGCAGATACTGGCCAGCGAAGACGGTGGCAGCACCTGGACCAAGCAATTCGAAGACCTGCCCCGTGAATCGCCGCTGCTGGACGTCTGGTTCAAGGACGCGAGCAACGGTTTTGCCGTGGGCGCCTACGGGGCGCTGTTCGAAACCACCGACGGCGGCAAGCACTGGGAAGAGGTCGGGGATCGTCTCGACAACGAAGACCAGTTCCACCTCAACGCGATAGCTGCGGTGAAAGACGCCGGGCTGTTCATCGTCGGTGAGGCTGGCAGCATGTTCCGCTCCAGCGATTGGGGCCAGACCTGGGAAAAGATCGAAGGCCCATACGAAGGTTCGCTGTTCGGCGTCATCGGCACCGCTCAGCCTTCAACGCTGTTGGCCTACGGCCTGCGCGGCAACCTCTATCGCTCCACCGATTTTGGTAGCACCTGGGAGCAGGTCGAGCTCAAGGCCACCCGCGGTGCCCTGGAATTCGGCCTGTCCGGGGCCACGCTCTTGCCAGATGGCTCCATCGTAATTGTCGGCAATGGCGGCAGTGTGGTGCGCAGCAGTGATGACGGCGTGACCTTCAGCGTGTTCAACCGCCCGGATCGGATTTCCGTGGCGGCTGTCACGGCGGCGGGCAACGGCAATCTGATCCTGGCAGGACAGGGTGGCGTTCATGCCACCACCCCCACCGGCGCTGAATTGAGCAAATGA
- a CDS encoding efflux RND transporter permease subunit: MSSHHQDKATFLERLIFNNRPAVIVICLLVSIFLFWQATLIRPSTSFEKMIPLEHPFIEKMLEHRNDLANLGNTVRISVEATNGDIFSKDYMETLRQIHDEVFYISGVDRSGLKSLWSPSVRWTEVTEEGFAGGEVIPQSYDGSADSLDLLRNNVLKSGQVGRLVANDFKSSIIDIPLLESYPDPQDQGKLLALDYQKFSHELEDKIRNKFEAQNPNVKIHIVGFAKKVGDLIDGLTMVVMFFGVAFIITLVLLYWFTNCMRSTIAVLSTTLVAVVWQLGLMHAVGFGLDPYSMLVPFLIFAIGISHGVQKINGIALQSSEADNALTAARRTFRQLFLPGMIAILADAVGFITLLIIDIGVIRELAFGASIGVAVIVFTNLILLPVAISYVGISKRAIERSKKDATREHPFWRLLSKFASAKVAPVSIILALIAFGGGLWYSQNLKIGDLDQGAPELRPDSRYNQDNNFIISNYSTSSDVLVVMVKTKAEGCSRYEAMAPIDELMWKMQNTEGVQSAISLVTVSKQMIKGMNEGNLKWETLSRNPDVLNNSIARADGLYNNNCSVAPVLVFLNDHKAETLDRAVKVVQEFAKENNRDGLEFILAAGNAGIEAATNEVIKESELTILVLVYICVATMCMITFRSWAATLCIVLPLVLTSVLGNALMAFMGIGVKVATLPVVALGVGIGVDYGIYIYSRLESFLRAGLPLQEAYYQTLKSTGKAVLFTGLCLAIGVCTWIFSAIKFQADMGLMLTFMLLWNMFGALWLLPALARFLIKPEKMAGQKSKSLFAH; encoded by the coding sequence ATGAGCAGTCATCACCAAGACAAGGCGACGTTCCTCGAGCGCCTGATTTTCAACAACCGCCCGGCAGTGATCGTCATTTGCCTGTTGGTCAGTATTTTCCTGTTCTGGCAGGCCACGCTGATCCGGCCGTCCACCAGTTTCGAAAAGATGATCCCCCTCGAGCACCCCTTCATCGAGAAGATGCTCGAACACCGCAATGACCTGGCGAACCTGGGCAACACGGTGCGGATTTCCGTGGAGGCCACCAACGGTGACATTTTCTCCAAGGATTACATGGAGACCTTGCGCCAGATTCACGACGAGGTGTTCTACATTTCCGGCGTCGACCGCTCCGGCCTCAAGTCGTTGTGGAGCCCGAGCGTGCGCTGGACCGAGGTGACGGAGGAGGGCTTTGCCGGTGGTGAGGTGATTCCCCAGAGCTATGACGGCTCGGCAGACAGCCTCGACCTGTTACGCAACAACGTGCTCAAGTCCGGCCAGGTCGGACGTCTGGTAGCCAACGATTTCAAATCGAGCATCATCGATATCCCGCTGTTGGAGTCCTATCCGGACCCGCAGGACCAGGGCAAGCTGCTGGCCCTGGATTATCAGAAGTTCTCCCACGAACTCGAAGACAAGATCCGCAACAAGTTTGAAGCCCAGAACCCCAACGTAAAGATCCATATCGTGGGCTTCGCCAAGAAGGTCGGTGACTTGATCGACGGCCTGACCATGGTGGTGATGTTCTTCGGCGTGGCCTTCATCATTACCCTGGTGCTGCTGTACTGGTTCACGAACTGCATGCGCAGCACCATTGCAGTGCTGAGCACGACCCTGGTGGCCGTGGTCTGGCAGTTGGGGCTGATGCACGCCGTCGGTTTCGGGCTCGATCCTTATTCGATGCTGGTGCCGTTTCTGATCTTCGCCATTGGTATCTCCCACGGCGTGCAGAAAATCAACGGTATCGCTTTGCAATCCAGTGAAGCGGACAACGCCCTGACGGCGGCGCGGCGCACATTCCGCCAGTTGTTCCTGCCGGGGATGATCGCAATCCTGGCGGATGCCGTCGGCTTCATCACCTTGCTGATCATCGACATCGGCGTGATCCGGGAACTGGCCTTCGGTGCGTCCATCGGCGTGGCGGTGATTGTGTTCACCAACCTGATCCTGTTGCCGGTGGCGATTTCCTATGTCGGCATCAGCAAGCGTGCCATCGAGCGCAGCAAAAAGGATGCGACGCGGGAGCATCCGTTCTGGCGCCTGCTGTCGAAGTTTGCCAGCGCCAAAGTCGCGCCGGTGTCGATCATCCTGGCCTTGATCGCCTTTGGTGGCGGCCTCTGGTACAGCCAGAACCTGAAGATCGGTGACCTGGACCAGGGCGCGCCGGAGTTGCGTCCGGACTCGCGCTACAACCAGGACAACAACTTCATCATCAGCAACTATTCCACCAGCTCCGATGTCCTGGTGGTGATGGTCAAGACCAAGGCTGAAGGCTGCTCACGCTATGAAGCCATGGCTCCCATCGACGAGCTGATGTGGAAAATGCAGAACACCGAGGGGGTGCAGTCGGCGATCTCCCTGGTCACCGTGTCCAAGCAAATGATCAAGGGCATGAACGAGGGCAACCTGAAATGGGAAACCCTGTCGCGTAACCCAGACGTGTTGAACAACTCCATTGCCCGGGCCGATGGCCTGTACAACAACAACTGTTCCGTGGCCCCGGTGTTGGTTTTCCTCAACGACCACAAGGCCGAGACCCTGGACCGCGCCGTGAAGGTGGTGCAGGAGTTTGCCAAGGAAAATAATCGCGACGGCCTGGAGTTCATCCTCGCCGCCGGCAACGCTGGCATTGAGGCTGCAACCAACGAAGTGATCAAGGAATCGGAACTGACCATCCTGGTCCTGGTGTACATCTGTGTGGCAACCATGTGCATGATCACTTTCCGTTCCTGGGCGGCGACGCTGTGCATCGTGCTGCCGCTGGTGCTGACCTCGGTGTTGGGGAACGCCCTGATGGCCTTCATGGGTATCGGTGTGAAGGTCGCGACGCTGCCAGTGGTGGCGCTTGGCGTGGGGATAGGCGTGGACTACGGCATCTATATCTACAGTCGCCTGGAAAGCTTCCTGCGGGCCGGCTTGCCGTTGCAAGAGGCGTACTACCAGACGCTGAAGTCCACCGGTAAGGCCGTGTTGTTCACAGGCCTGTGCCTGGCTATCGGTGTGTGCACCTGGATCTTCTCGGCCATCAAGTTCCAGGCCGACATGGGGCTGATGCTGACGTTCATGTTGTTGTGGAACATGTTCGGGGCACTGTGGCTGCTGCCGGCGCTGGCGCGGTTCCTGATCAAACCTGAGAAAATGGCAGGGCAGAAGAGTAAGTCGTTGTTTGCCCATTAA
- a CDS encoding dermonecrotic toxin domain-containing protein: protein MTAPAPANTLPALAQRVSLLFASRPTFEEIAQRMLEQAIKEKYPSLTFDLSKTRLATPDPASRGFTLQPFMPRVLEYLALGTPVDFTERGGRRCFLSDAPPRELSPDDGKLDIKVIEKLLLELPWTVPIGLEDALTRYWNAGIDTSNNLSRWRWLSDALKNTLSIRRLRQPGLTDQAREALDQIVRWPEREQRFRRNNPSPVYAYSLETKLIRDGSNTVLTGSEILLDHSKKGVTLLLLCSPGGAVQSFASLEAFNHHWGALIASRYVVDTLTCQRNEISGNVFDTQAAMVLEQQLADLNAVQLPSRIGLQDLSTLYQELSDPARYLLDAPRLTPETSARIEPLLPDWLKKASIVDQTKFQHYSLTLASAKKRHQGRTFLSDIEDIKAFTADALLKQMRQTNDSHPDKAQPSQYQPDDIELTFSVAAGYPGTTGIIEKRTMSLTELAINNLIARPSANLILSHRLGLTLPRWLTPDFITRKNGLIEQVDIGSAYPRYLQQRLLDDVPQAQERQRMFAEQIPAQLTLEALQQMLNHENGVTRQGLGLVEALLNPDADSQQVSGQSVVIRHLAFLRKPEAHPDIVNNMFIIEPENVQTGPHLLYRPLYAPSLQEFPTREALLKAVVTPGDLQKSILTWMTDAARPIYANGGFQEPHIVRFFQGDEFNLPAKPAPATLAIDGANDELRQFLRNGELMQYLYGSNARALISQADRDSVSNSESRWALLLKGGSLLFNTLLMPLLRGPVMVTFWLWSLMASASQDIPALSSEDPVTRELAAVDLLLNLGMLVHQFPAISALSHAPLPDALKEQAMRPPAPRTIPEQWPAPASPRILEGPVGLPGEHLQGASRHLDLSFASARQRLTAEQRNRLQRLQVPRPTSMPEPIKYGPYTGLYVIQNKWHALVEDLLYRISPEPDGNTVIVDPQAPRDSAKNGPVLKSDTQGNWSMDLRLRLRGGMPPKRVAELRKLRAQRGMELSRELANYHAQEADKLKAVQVAQEVMSRTQEGAFTEEQRAAKRTQFYELLQDQTDDYLRLLNKATEYAGLDMTLPPEMLRALMENVVNNARKAFLVVELDLLALDAANIQFIKNGPALKEAVADNPAGYFAYLDAMSVINDRSIYWLELKDRHLDALLNLDAEGAQIFERLTKDRPEEERTALATKAVQLPILGALLVKNPDSDLPASLHNLIKFLLEQVRSHSDLGTYDLPPSERLEVLESLTENYGASLDAMQGIKALNASDIDPSYFDRLFKLIEQLYDDASKTLSAELKPAPQPRKRPQKRTKTASGRPQKKVIKTRKGGVLIGDLKPAGTSLPIEVVELRSEVDDELLATYSQHDDVWDIVEVQRPVPPPPRTRAIKTIKSEARKLLDQLENSLLSAERYKTQCRFPQEIEEIMNNEASRYRKRCEELERAFTASTKPRTPADQTLIDELSNAASRLATRGSALRTELSFKLPPTDSNLRYLFEKNLIQVARLGERKALKSERKDFLQEYAINDRDGWPLWYAHFHYEAADTPKADFSVAHLKTKEQRREHYHSMLAKAKSPYAVVNVHRGQIGRPLAQSKFLPLAP from the coding sequence ATGACCGCACCCGCTCCGGCCAATACGCTCCCCGCGTTGGCACAAAGGGTCAGCCTGCTATTTGCCAGCCGCCCGACCTTCGAAGAAATCGCGCAACGCATGCTCGAGCAAGCCATCAAGGAAAAATACCCCTCGCTGACCTTCGACCTGTCCAAGACCCGATTGGCCACACCGGACCCAGCCTCTCGCGGCTTTACGCTCCAACCGTTCATGCCCCGCGTCCTCGAATACCTGGCCCTCGGCACGCCCGTGGATTTCACGGAGCGCGGTGGGCGTCGCTGTTTTCTTTCCGACGCACCGCCCCGCGAGCTCTCACCAGACGACGGGAAGCTGGACATCAAGGTCATCGAAAAACTGCTGCTTGAACTGCCTTGGACCGTACCGATCGGGCTGGAGGATGCGCTGACCCGCTATTGGAACGCCGGAATCGACACAAGCAATAACCTCAGCCGCTGGCGCTGGCTCAGCGATGCACTGAAGAACACGCTGTCTATCCGCAGGCTGCGACAACCCGGCCTCACTGACCAGGCGCGCGAAGCCCTGGACCAGATCGTCCGCTGGCCGGAGCGCGAGCAGCGCTTTCGCCGCAACAACCCATCCCCCGTCTACGCTTACAGCCTGGAAACCAAGCTCATCCGAGACGGCTCCAACACCGTGCTGACCGGCAGCGAAATTCTCCTGGACCACTCCAAAAAGGGCGTCACCCTCCTCCTGCTATGCAGCCCTGGCGGCGCCGTGCAGTCGTTTGCATCCCTGGAAGCCTTCAATCACCATTGGGGCGCACTGATCGCCAGCCGGTATGTGGTCGACACGCTCACCTGTCAACGCAACGAGATCAGTGGCAATGTCTTCGACACCCAGGCGGCTATGGTGCTGGAGCAGCAACTGGCCGACCTGAACGCAGTGCAGTTGCCTTCGCGGATTGGCCTGCAAGACCTGTCGACGCTCTACCAGGAGCTGAGCGACCCTGCCCGTTATCTGCTTGACGCGCCGCGTCTGACGCCGGAAACGTCGGCACGGATCGAGCCGCTGTTGCCCGACTGGTTGAAAAAAGCTTCCATCGTCGATCAAACGAAATTCCAGCACTACAGCCTGACATTGGCCAGCGCGAAAAAACGCCACCAGGGCCGCACCTTTCTCAGCGACATTGAAGACATCAAGGCCTTTACCGCCGACGCCCTGCTCAAACAGATGCGGCAAACCAACGACAGCCACCCGGACAAGGCTCAACCCAGCCAATACCAGCCTGATGATATAGAACTGACCTTCAGCGTGGCGGCCGGTTATCCCGGGACCACAGGGATCATCGAAAAACGGACGATGAGCCTGACCGAGCTGGCCATCAACAACCTCATCGCCCGACCGAGTGCAAACCTGATCCTCAGCCATCGCTTGGGCCTGACGCTGCCCCGGTGGTTGACGCCGGACTTCATTACCCGCAAGAACGGGCTGATCGAACAGGTCGACATTGGTTCGGCCTATCCCCGCTACCTGCAACAACGGCTGTTGGACGATGTACCTCAAGCCCAGGAACGCCAGCGGATGTTTGCCGAACAGATTCCGGCACAGCTAACGCTTGAAGCCCTCCAGCAAATGCTCAACCACGAAAACGGTGTGACCCGCCAAGGACTGGGCCTGGTTGAAGCGCTCCTCAATCCCGACGCAGATAGCCAACAGGTCAGCGGCCAGTCGGTGGTCATCCGCCACCTGGCCTTCCTGCGCAAACCCGAGGCCCACCCCGACATCGTGAACAATATGTTCATTATCGAGCCGGAGAATGTCCAAACCGGACCACACCTGCTGTATCGCCCACTTTACGCGCCCTCGTTGCAAGAGTTCCCGACGCGCGAGGCACTGCTGAAGGCCGTCGTCACCCCAGGGGACCTGCAAAAAAGCATCCTGACCTGGATGACTGATGCCGCACGACCGATCTATGCCAATGGCGGCTTCCAGGAGCCGCACATCGTGCGGTTTTTCCAGGGCGATGAATTCAACCTCCCCGCCAAGCCCGCCCCTGCGACGCTGGCCATCGACGGTGCAAACGATGAACTGCGGCAGTTCCTGCGCAACGGCGAACTGATGCAGTATCTGTACGGCAGCAATGCCCGCGCCCTGATCTCCCAGGCCGACCGTGATTCAGTCTCCAACAGCGAGAGCCGCTGGGCCTTGCTCCTCAAGGGCGGCAGCCTGCTGTTCAATACGCTGCTGATGCCCTTACTGCGCGGTCCGGTGATGGTCACCTTCTGGCTGTGGAGCCTGATGGCCAGCGCCAGCCAGGATATCCCGGCCCTGAGCAGCGAAGACCCGGTGACCCGGGAACTGGCCGCTGTCGATCTGCTGCTCAACCTCGGCATGCTGGTACACCAGTTTCCCGCCATCAGCGCCTTGTCCCATGCACCGTTGCCCGATGCACTGAAGGAACAGGCGATGCGTCCTCCTGCGCCACGCACCATCCCTGAGCAATGGCCCGCGCCTGCGTCGCCCCGCATTCTCGAAGGGCCGGTGGGCTTGCCCGGCGAACACTTGCAGGGCGCCAGCAGGCACCTGGATCTCAGTTTCGCCAGTGCCCGCCAGCGCCTGACAGCGGAACAACGTAACCGGCTGCAGCGGCTACAGGTGCCACGTCCCACTTCAATGCCTGAACCGATCAAATATGGCCCCTACACAGGCTTGTACGTCATCCAGAACAAATGGCACGCACTGGTGGAAGACCTACTCTATCGGATCAGTCCGGAGCCGGACGGCAATACGGTGATCGTCGACCCGCAGGCTCCACGAGACTCGGCAAAAAATGGTCCGGTGTTGAAATCGGATACCCAAGGCAACTGGTCCATGGATCTACGCCTGCGTCTGCGCGGGGGTATGCCCCCAAAGCGGGTGGCCGAACTGCGCAAGCTCAGGGCCCAGCGGGGGATGGAACTGAGCCGGGAGCTGGCGAATTATCATGCACAGGAAGCCGATAAGCTAAAGGCCGTGCAAGTTGCCCAGGAAGTCATGAGCAGAACTCAGGAAGGCGCCTTTACCGAGGAGCAACGTGCGGCAAAACGTACGCAGTTTTATGAATTGCTCCAGGACCAGACTGACGACTATCTGCGGCTGCTGAACAAAGCAACCGAATATGCCGGCCTTGACATGACATTGCCCCCGGAAATGCTTCGCGCCCTGATGGAAAACGTGGTCAACAATGCCCGTAAAGCCTTTCTTGTCGTCGAGTTGGATTTATTGGCCCTGGATGCCGCCAATATCCAATTCATAAAAAACGGACCGGCGTTGAAGGAGGCTGTCGCCGACAACCCCGCAGGCTACTTTGCGTACCTCGACGCAATGAGCGTCATCAACGATCGTTCCATCTATTGGCTGGAACTCAAAGATCGACACCTGGACGCGCTATTGAACCTGGATGCCGAAGGCGCGCAGATATTCGAGCGGCTGACCAAGGACCGTCCCGAGGAAGAAAGAACGGCGCTGGCCACCAAGGCCGTGCAGTTACCCATACTCGGGGCCCTGCTGGTCAAAAACCCCGACTCCGACCTTCCCGCCAGTCTGCATAACCTCATCAAGTTCTTGCTGGAACAGGTGCGCTCCCACTCCGACCTGGGAACATATGACCTGCCCCCTTCGGAGCGGCTTGAAGTGCTGGAAAGTCTGACCGAAAACTATGGCGCTTCCCTTGATGCCATGCAGGGCATCAAGGCACTCAATGCCAGCGACATTGACCCATCCTATTTCGACAGGCTGTTCAAGCTGATCGAACAGCTCTATGACGACGCCTCCAAGACATTGTCCGCCGAGCTAAAACCGGCGCCGCAACCGCGCAAGCGTCCGCAAAAACGCACCAAAACGGCGAGCGGGCGTCCGCAAAAAAAGGTGATCAAAACCCGTAAGGGCGGCGTGTTGATTGGTGATCTGAAACCCGCCGGCACCTCCCTGCCGATTGAAGTCGTCGAGTTACGCTCCGAAGTCGATGACGAGTTACTCGCCACGTATTCACAGCACGATGACGTCTGGGACATCGTCGAAGTACAACGACCGGTTCCGCCACCACCGCGCACCAGAGCGATCAAAACGATCAAGAGCGAAGCGCGCAAGCTGCTGGATCAATTGGAAAACAGTTTACTGAGCGCAGAGCGGTATAAAACCCAGTGCCGCTTTCCTCAGGAAATCGAGGAGATCATGAACAATGAGGCGAGTCGCTACCGCAAACGCTGCGAAGAACTGGAAAGGGCCTTCACCGCCTCGACAAAACCGCGCACACCAGCAGATCAAACATTGATCGATGAACTGTCAAACGCAGCTTCCCGCCTGGCTACCCGGGGCAGCGCCCTGCGTACCGAACTGAGTTTCAAATTGCCGCCCACCGACAGCAACCTGCGCTACCTGTTCGAAAAGAACCTGATACAGGTTGCCCGGCTCGGCGAACGCAAAGCCTTGAAAAGCGAGCGCAAGGATTTCCTTCAGGAGTACGCCATCAATGACCGCGACGGTTGGCCGCTGTGGTATGCGCATTTTCACTACGAGGCGGCCGATACGCCGAAAGCGGATTTCAGCGTCGCGCATCTGAAAACCAAGGAGCAACGCCGGGAGCACTATCACTCGATGCTGGCCAAGGCGAAAAGCCCTTATGCGGTGGTGAATGTGCATCGAGGACAGATCGGCAGGCCGTTGGCGCAGAGCAAGTTCTTGCCGTTGGCGCCTTGA
- a CDS encoding FadR/GntR family transcriptional regulator, producing the protein MDYRKPSDRKSMHARIVQELGMQIVSGRFKPDDKLPAEALLCEEYAVSRPVLREATRVLVAKGLVYSRPRVGTVVKARREWHMLDPDVLHWLMQSSPQNEFFNLLTSVRSIIEPAAAALAAQFANDTDIAAIREAYQRMEAAPTPEAVLQPDLDFHSRIADATHNDLLANLCNMLSVAIAEALKHSNQRPNLHELAMPRHKAILTAIENRDALGARHATLVQLDDARSALNVVLGADPS; encoded by the coding sequence ATGGACTACCGTAAACCCTCCGACCGCAAAAGCATGCACGCGCGCATCGTCCAGGAACTGGGCATGCAGATCGTTTCCGGGCGGTTCAAACCCGACGATAAACTGCCCGCCGAAGCTTTGTTGTGCGAGGAGTATGCCGTCAGCCGTCCGGTGTTGCGCGAGGCCACGCGCGTGCTGGTAGCCAAGGGTCTGGTGTATTCGCGGCCACGGGTTGGCACGGTGGTCAAGGCGCGTCGGGAATGGCACATGCTCGACCCCGATGTGCTGCACTGGTTGATGCAAAGCAGCCCGCAGAATGAGTTCTTCAATCTGCTGACCAGCGTGCGCAGCATCATCGAGCCGGCCGCCGCGGCCCTCGCCGCACAGTTCGCCAACGATACCGACATCGCTGCCATCCGCGAGGCCTACCAGCGCATGGAGGCGGCACCGACCCCCGAAGCGGTGCTGCAACCGGACCTGGACTTCCACAGCCGCATCGCCGATGCCACCCACAACGACCTGCTCGCCAACCTGTGCAACATGTTGTCGGTGGCCATCGCCGAAGCCCTCAAGCACTCCAACCAGCGGCCCAACCTGCATGAACTGGCGATGCCGCGCCACAAGGCGATCCTCACCGCCATCGAGAACCGCGACGCCCTCGGCGCCCGCCATGCCACGCTGGTGCAGCTTGACGATGCCCGCAGCGCACTGAATGTGGTGCTGGGCGCAGATCCTTCCTGA
- a CDS encoding IlvD/Edd family dehydratase has translation MSDKKPSLRSAQWFGTADKNGFMYRSWMKNQGIADHQFHGKPIIGICNTWSELTPCNAHFRQIAEHVKRGVIEAGGFPVEFPVFSNGESNLRPTAMLTRNLASMDVEEAIRGNPIDGVVLLTGCDKTTPALLMGAASCDVPAIVVTGGPMLNGKHKGQDIGSGTVVWQLSEQVKAGTITIDDFLAAEGGMSRSAGTCNTMGTASTMACMAEALGTSLPHNAAIPAVDARRYVLAHMSGMRAVEMVREDLKLSKILTKEAFENAIRVNAAIGGSTNAVIHLKAIAGRIGVQLDLDDWTRIGRGMPTIVDLQPSGRFLMEEFYYAGGLPAVLRRLGEANLIPNPDALTVNGKSLGENTKDAPIYGQDEVIRTLDNPIRADGGICVLRGNLAPLGAVLKPSAATPELMQHRGRAVVFENFDEYKARINDPELDVDASSILVMKNCGPKGYPGMAEVGNMGLPAKLLAQGVTDMVRISDARMSGTAYGTVVLHVAPEAAAGGPLAAVKEGDWIELDCASGRLHLDICDAELAARLADLPPAQNLLVGGYRQLYIDHVLQADQGCDFDFLVGCRGAEVPRHSH, from the coding sequence ATGTCTGATAAGAAACCCTCCCTGCGCTCGGCCCAATGGTTTGGCACCGCCGACAAAAACGGCTTCATGTACCGCAGTTGGATGAAAAATCAGGGCATCGCCGACCATCAGTTTCATGGCAAGCCAATCATCGGCATCTGCAACACCTGGTCGGAGCTGACGCCATGCAACGCGCACTTCCGGCAGATCGCCGAACACGTCAAGCGCGGCGTGATCGAGGCCGGGGGCTTCCCGGTGGAGTTTCCGGTGTTCTCCAACGGCGAATCGAACCTGCGCCCGACTGCCATGCTGACGCGCAACCTGGCGAGCATGGATGTGGAGGAAGCCATTCGCGGCAATCCGATTGACGGCGTGGTGCTGCTCACCGGTTGCGACAAGACCACCCCAGCCTTGCTGATGGGGGCCGCCAGTTGTGACGTGCCGGCCATCGTCGTTACCGGCGGACCGATGCTCAACGGCAAGCACAAGGGCCAGGACATCGGGTCGGGCACGGTGGTCTGGCAGTTGAGCGAACAGGTCAAGGCCGGCACCATCACGATCGATGATTTCCTTGCGGCCGAGGGCGGCATGTCCCGCTCGGCCGGGACCTGCAACACCATGGGCACCGCCTCGACCATGGCCTGCATGGCCGAAGCCCTCGGCACGTCCCTGCCGCACAACGCCGCGATTCCGGCGGTGGACGCGCGCCGTTATGTGCTGGCCCACATGTCCGGCATGCGTGCGGTGGAAATGGTCCGTGAAGACTTGAAGCTGTCGAAGATCCTGACCAAGGAGGCTTTCGAGAACGCCATCCGGGTCAACGCAGCCATCGGCGGCTCGACCAACGCGGTGATCCACCTCAAGGCCATTGCCGGACGCATCGGCGTGCAACTGGACCTGGACGACTGGACCCGCATCGGTCGAGGCATGCCGACCATCGTCGACCTGCAGCCGTCCGGACGCTTCCTGATGGAGGAGTTCTATTACGCCGGTGGTTTGCCCGCCGTGCTGCGCCGTCTCGGCGAAGCCAACCTGATCCCTAACCCCGACGCGCTGACCGTCAACGGCAAGAGTCTTGGCGAGAACACCAAGGACGCACCGATCTATGGCCAGGACGAAGTCATTCGTACCCTGGACAACCCGATCCGGGCCGACGGCGGTATCTGCGTGCTGCGCGGTAACCTGGCCCCCCTCGGCGCGGTACTCAAACCCTCCGCCGCCACGCCCGAGCTGATGCAACATCGTGGTCGCGCGGTGGTGTTCGAGAACTTCGACGAGTACAAGGCGCGGATCAATGATCCGGAACTGGATGTCGATGCCAGCTCGATCCTGGTGATGAAGAACTGCGGGCCCAAGGGTTATCCGGGCATGGCCGAAGTGGGCAACATGGGCTTGCCGGCCAAGTTGCTGGCCCAGGGCGTGACCGACATGGTGCGTATCTCCGATGCGCGCATGAGCGGCACCGCCTACGGCACCGTGGTGCTGCATGTGGCTCCGGAAGCCGCAGCCGGCGGACCACTGGCGGCCGTGAAGGAAGGTGACTGGATCGAACTGGACTGCGCCAGCGGGCGTCTGCACCTGGACATTTGCGACGCCGAACTGGCCGCCCGCCTGGCCGACCTCCCGCCAGCGCAGAACCTGTTGGTGGGCGGCTACCGCCAGCTGTACATCGACCATGTGCTGCAAGCGGACCAGGGTTGTGACTTCGACTTCCTGGTCGGTTGCCGCGGCGCCGAGGTGCCGCGTCACTCCCACTGA